A stretch of Desulfobacter hydrogenophilus DNA encodes these proteins:
- a CDS encoding sulfite exporter TauE/SafE family protein — MEHLSLMQLWQIPLLFVVGIVAGILNVLAGGGSLLTLPLLIFMGLPSAMANGTNRIAIFCQNLFAIRGFKKRGYFPVDLVLLCTPPALIGSWFGASLAISMDDALFNRVLAGIMLCVLIFTVVDPMKRLRRQDIQFSTLRKIVLAFSFFFVGVYGGFVQAGVGFIIIAVLLAHGMDLVRINAVKVFVIFVYTAVALGVFIYHGEVNYFIGLSLAAGNSIGGALGPKLAITKGHDWIKKVVNLTVLVFALKLLFFT, encoded by the coding sequence ATGGAACATTTAAGCTTGATGCAGTTATGGCAAATACCCCTTCTTTTTGTGGTGGGCATTGTGGCAGGAATACTCAATGTCCTGGCAGGCGGCGGATCTTTGTTGACCCTGCCCTTGCTTATTTTTATGGGGCTTCCCAGTGCCATGGCCAACGGCACCAATCGGATCGCAATTTTCTGCCAGAATCTTTTTGCCATACGGGGATTTAAGAAGCGCGGTTATTTCCCGGTTGACCTGGTATTGCTGTGCACCCCGCCAGCGCTCATCGGTAGCTGGTTTGGGGCAAGTCTTGCCATCAGCATGGACGATGCCTTGTTTAATCGGGTCCTGGCCGGTATCATGCTCTGCGTTTTGATCTTTACGGTTGTGGATCCCATGAAACGGCTACGCCGACAGGATATCCAATTCAGCACATTGCGCAAAATTGTGCTGGCGTTTTCTTTTTTCTTTGTGGGTGTATACGGAGGATTTGTCCAGGCCGGCGTGGGGTTTATCATCATTGCCGTATTGCTTGCCCATGGCATGGATCTGGTGCGCATTAACGCGGTTAAAGTCTTTGTGATTTTTGTGTATACGGCCGTTGCCTTAGGGGTTTTTATCTATCACGGCGAAGTGAACTATTTTATAGGTCTAAGCCTTGCTGCGGGCAACTCCATTGGCGGGGCACTGGGGCCAAAACTTGCCATTACCAAAGGCCATGACTGGATTAAGAAGGTAGTCAATCTCACGGTGCTGGTCTTTGCGCTTAAGCTGCTGTTTTTTACCTGA